In Acinonyx jubatus isolate Ajub_Pintada_27869175 chromosome A3, VMU_Ajub_asm_v1.0, whole genome shotgun sequence, a genomic segment contains:
- the FAM83C gene encoding protein FAM83C — protein sequence MFGGLGPGDLGAQGMAGPLRGRVEELKRPWWREASPLVLQHSEAARLAADALLERGEAAYLRVISEERELPFLSALDVDYMTSHVHGGPELSEAQGLEASGPDRLSLLSEITSGTYFPMASDIDPPDLDLGWPEVPQATGFSPTQAVVHFQRDKAKNIKDLLRFLISQARTVVAVVMDIFTDMELLCDLMEASSRRGVPVYLLLAQEHLRHFLEMCYKMDLNGGHLLNMRVRSTCGDTYCSKAGRRFTGKALEKFVIIDCEQVVAGSYSFTWLCSQAHTSMVLQLRGRIVEDFDREFRCLYAESRPVEGFCGGEGPVSPRALCPPTVALGFRPSVLSPASSSPSSTSLSSIKRSPLMDHSSYLSPPGGGGCSDTGMESSSLGPACRGASGQPSLKRQLSDSNHGSLPGPYRSNLGKLGVSPWSQSSPALNHNGASPLTLAVGSPMLARQRPLLPFPQGVSALSRLPENGLLRSQESSPQRSRWVPSTALETVEEKKVSLNQSHGQLDLLVPFPRAREAGGPDSGVDPSLGSFWPGEQAPEDRRLSPNQRYNQLDLLPQTQGAGGTPESGSPRPGNQIPEDKRLSSNHSHSQLDLLVQYPKAGGSRVPPEANSSARADKQSLDERRQTLGHSQLDLITKFGPFRGEGAGPSGLPRPSPARKAGVGSGDENRLTLGHSKLDLITKYHQLQGTRQGPDPGLPGGPTGGHHNGSSNGLSGDEKRLTLGHSKLDLITKYNKSKFKLLRSRFES from the exons ATGTTCGGAGGCCTAGGGCCTGGGGACTTGGGGGCCCAGGGCATGGCGGGACCCCTGCGGGGCCGGGTGGAGGAGCTGAAGCGGCCGTGGTGGCGGGAGGCCTCACCGCTGGTGCTCCAGCACAGTGAGGCTGCCCGGCTGGCGGCCGACGCCCTCCTGGAGCGGGGCGAGGCCGCCTACCTGCGGGTCATCTCCGAGGAGCGGGAGCTGCCCTTCCTGAGTGCTCTGGACGTGGACTACATGACCAGCCATGTGCATGGGGGCCCTGAGCTCAGCGAGGCCCAGGGACTGGAGGCCTCAGGCCCTGATCGCCTCAGCTTGCTCTCTGAAATCACCTCAGGCACTTACTTCCCCATGGCCTCTGACATAGACCCCCCGGACCTGGACTTGGGCTGGCCTGAGGTTCCGCAGGCCACAGGCTTCAGCCCCACCCAGGCTGTGGTCCACTTCCAGCGGGACAAGGCCAAGAACATCAAGGACCTTCTGCGTTTTCTCATCAGCCAGGCCCGCACG GTGGTAGCTGTCGTGATGGATATATTCACGGACATGGAGCTTCTGTGTGACCTCATGGAGGCCTCGAGCCGGCGTGGTGTCCCTGTCTACCTGCTTTTGGCTCAGGAGCACCTAAGGCACTTCCTGGAGATGTGCTACAAGATGGACCTCAACGGGGGGCACCTGCTG AACATGCGTGTGCGGAGCACATGTGGGGACACATACTGCAGCAAGGCCGGCCGCCGCTTCACGGGGAAGGCCCTGGAGAAGTTTGTTATCATCGACTGTGAGCAGGTGGTGGCAGGCAGCTACAG CTTCACCTGGCTTTGCAGCCAGGCCCACACTAGCATGGTGCTGCAGCTGAGGGGCCGCATCGTGGAAGACTTTGACCGGGAGTTCCGCTGTCTGTATGCCGAGTCTCGGCCTGTGGAGGGCTTTTGCGGTGGTGAGGGTCCCGTATCTCCCAGGGCACTGTGTCCTCCCACAGTGGCCCTGGGCTTCCGGCCCAGTGTGTTGAGCCCTGCATCCTCCTCACCCTCCAGCACCAGCCTTAGCAGCATCAAACGCTCACCTCTAATGGACCACTCCTCTTACCTCAGTCCACCAGGAGGCGGTGGCTGCAGTGACACGGGTATGGAGTCCTCATCCCTGGGCCCTGCCTGCCGCGGGGCCAGTGGCCAGCCCTCTCTGAAGCGCCAGCTGTCTGACTCTAACCATGGCTCCCTGCCAGGGCCCTACAGGTCCAATCTAGGCAAGTTGGGGGTGTCCCCATGGTCCCagtcctcccctgccctcaacCACAATGGTGCCAGCCCCTTGACCCTGGCAGTGGGGTCACCTATGCTTGCCCGCCaacgccccctcctccccttcccccagggtGTTTCAGCCCTATCCCGGCTCCCAGAGAATGGGCTCCTGAGAAGCCAGGAGTCTAGTCCCCAACGAAGTCGCTGGGTACCTAGCACAGCCCTGGAGACAGTGGAGGAGAAGAAGGTGTCTCTGAATCAGAGCCATGGCCAGTTGGATCTCCTTGTCCCCTTCCCCAGAGCCAGAGAAGCTGGAGGCCCTGATTCTGGGGTTGACCCCAGCTTGGGCTCCTTCTGGCCTGGAGAGCAGGCTCCAGAGGACAGGCGGTTGTCCCCAAACCAGAGATATAACCAGCTGGATCTCCTGCCCCAGACCCAGGGTGCTGGGGGTACCCCTGAGTCAGGTTCCCCCAGACCTGGCAATCAAATTCCAGAGGACAAGAGGCTGTCCTCAAATCACAGCCACAGCCAATTGGACCTCCTGGTACAGTACCCCAAGGCTGGGGGCTCCAGAGTGCCCCCTGAAGCCAACTCCTCAGCCAGGGCTGACAAGCAAAGTCTTGATGAGCGACGACAGACCCTGGGCCACAGCCAGCTGGACCTCATCACAAAGTTTGGCCCATTCCGGGGTGAGGGGGCTGGGCCCAGTGGTCTCCCCAGACCAAGCCCTGCTCGAAAGGCTGGAGTGGGCTCTGGGGATGAGAATAGGCTGACCCTGGGCCACAGCAAGCTGGACCTCATTACCAAGTATCATCAATT